TCAGAAAAGAATTTCAAtgcatagaaaatgaattaCGCAATGGAAAACGTTagaaatgaaattttaatttatGCTGCTCATAATGGGCATTCAGAATGAAATTAAACGTAGTCCATTTTGCAacctgtttgtgtctctgtctgtgtgtgtgtgtctctgtctctgtctgtgtgtgtgtgtctctgtctctgtctgtgtgtgtgtgtctctgtctctgtctgtgtgtgtgtgtctctgtctgtgtgtgtgtgtctctgtctgtgtgtgtgtgtctctgtctgtgtgtgtgtgtgtctctgtctctgtctgtgtgtgtgtgtctctgtctgtgtgtgtgtgtctctgtctgtgtgtgtgtgtctctgtctgtgtgtgtgtgtctctgtctctgtctgtgtgtgtgtgtgtctctgtctctgtctgtgtgtgtgtgtgtgtctgtctctgtctgtgtgtgtgtgtgtgtctgtctctgtctgtgtgtgtgtgtgtgtgtctgtctctgtctgtgtgtgtgtgtgtgtctgtctctgtctgtgtgtgtgtgtgtgtctgtctctgtctgtgtgtgtgtgtgtgtctgtctctgtctgtgtgtgtgtgtgtgtctgtctctgtctgtgtgtgtgtgtgtgtctgtctctgtctgtgtgtgtgtgtgtgtctgtctctgtctgtgtgtgtgtgtgtctctgtctctgtctgtgtgtgtgtgtgtctctgtctctgtctgtgtgtgtgtgtgtctctgtctctgtctgtgtgtgtgtgtgtctctgtctgtctgtgtgtgtgtgtgtctctgtctctgtctgtgtgtgtgtgtgtctctgtctctgtctgtgtgtgtgtgtgtctctgtctctgtctgtgtgtgtgtgtgtctctgtctctgtctgtgtgtgtgtgtgtgtctctgtctgtgtctctctgtctgtctctgtctgtgtctctctgtctgtctctgtctgtgtctctctgtctgtgtctctctgtctctgtctgtgtgtgtgtgtctctctgtctctgtctgtgtgtgtgtgtgtgtctttctctctgtgtgtctgtctgtgtgtgtgtgtgtctttctctctgtgtgtctgtctgtgtgtgtgtgtctctgtcttgtCTTTCAAGAATGCACAgacttgtgtgtctgtctgtctctgtgtgtgtgttctggctgTTCGGCTGCTCAACTCAAAGccttgttctctctgtgtgtttcagataTACTAAACTGGGATATGCAGGAAACACAGAACCTCAGTTCATCGTACCATCATGTGAGTACCGCTGTATCACTTGCACTTAATAACCATTAAAACGCTTGGGGTCAAGATTTACTTTGAAACGTGTGGTTCTTTTCGAGTAGGCATGAAATGAGCTCTTTCCTTAGTTAAGATCCCTGCAGCCACGTTTTCTTCCGTCTACAACGGGCAAACGTGTAATTTTGGGAAGTCCGTAGTAGAACCCATTAACCAAACTAAATTAGTTTGCTGTGACTCCGGTGATTAAACACAACTTGGGGCCATTTTTAATGAGTAACATGACCGTAATCTAAATCTCATACCGGTGAGAACCTACCTTGTCCAATAAATAGATCTTGTGTAATTAGTGTTTCAGTTTTTATTAGATTAGCAGTAAACATTGTATGTCGCCTAGACAATGTTTCTTCAAACAGCAATAACTTATATATAGGCTAGTAATCACTTGGTGCATCtgaaatatgtgtgtatttcaCCATCATTACTGTCCAAGCAAGAAGTCCAGAGCAGTGGAGCCTTGTGGAATTGCatataaagtgtttgttttttgaaacCGTagatgtgcatgtaaagacttAGTCCTGGTCTGTTCTATCCCATCATCCTCTGCTCTCGCTCAGGCATTGCCATCAAAGAGTCGGCAAAGGTCGGAGACCAGGCCCAGAGAAGGATGATGAAAGGCGTCGATGACCTCGACTTCTTTATCGGAGACGAGGCAATCGACAAGCCCACCTACGCAACCAAGGTGATTAGCTGTAATTCCACACTTTTGCACAACATTAGATGTGACAGATGTGCTGCTCTAGAAACAGATGCTCTACACGCTGTGAAGGAAATGGTAGAGCAAATGTTTTCTACTCTGTCTTTTACATGCAGTGGCCCATCAGGCACGGTATCGTAGAGGATTGGGATCTAATGGAAAGGTTCATGGAGCAGGTCATCTTTAAGTATCTGAGGGCGGAGCCTGAGGACCACTACTTCCTGCTGGTTAGTAATGTACCACTGCAATATGGTTGGGGGgaatattttattagatatgtattttttttatatatactaaCTTATCATTTACTACCATAAATACTTTAGtaaatatatagtgtatatataaattatatatccAATATATaggtttttttattaattcatatGACTGGGCCTCTATTAGGTCATCTGACAGACTTTTATTCTAGACTTCATGAGCTGAGTCTATAGTACAGAGTGCAAGGTTTCCATTAATTTACTACttctaatataatatttttcctatAGAAACAACTTCCACAGAGACATTTAAAGCTTATGCtccacagagacagacagagagagaatgtaataatggatatggtgaagtttttcaGTGAGATGTTTGTTTAGCTTTTCTGGAATAACTCTTCAGTATCAGCACTTTGTAGAAGTCAAGAGGTACCAGCACTGtgggtggacacacacacacacacacacacacacacactgatgtttgtGCCTGAATATCCTAAAGAAAGCAGTTTCTAAGAACACTCATGTTTTCACGTGGGAACAGTTGTTTAGCAGTGGTATAAGAGGCATAAAACACTTAATGTTTTAGGAAAAGAATAAACCTctggtagtaacagtaactttGCTTTTAACAGCTCACCtggttgtgtttatttcatacaTATGTGCTAAATGAATGTAGGCTTGAGTCGTAATATACTTAAAACATTTGATTTGCTACATTCCACTGCATCTCTGAACAGTATATACTGGTTACAGAAGATGAATAATTGAAACTGGTTTTATAAAGCCGTCAGTTTCATGAGGTAACTCTGATCTacttagtttgtttatttatttatttatttatttatttttatttttgtgctaGTTTACCACCAGACAGTTAGTCCATTAGCTAGCAAGCTGATGTTTTAATAAAGTGATATGACTTCACACGGGTATAAATAAGTAGACCCAGGAAAGTTTCACCTGGATTTTGTAGTTAGTAAAGTGCATTCAGATGCTGTAGTGAGATATTGATGATATTTGAGTATTGCACGTGTGGATGTGTATGCATTAACGATGAATCTGTTACAGACTGAACCtcctctaaacacacctgagaacCGAGAATACACCGCAGAGATCATGTTTGAGTCCTTCAACGTGCCGGGACTTTATATCGCCGTGCAGGTACGCACAAACATGACTTGTAccctgctgatgatgatgatactgttattatcatcatcattattttgATTTAGTACTGTTTGGCATAACATTGTGAAGTGACTGTATTGTATTTTATCCTGTATTGCGTTTTCTTGCACAACATTTTGTTCCACTATATACAGATGAGTTCATCTGTGATCATGGTGTGGAAAATCATggaaagtggtagcttagtggttatggtTTTGGACTGAACGGAAGATTGTGGggtcgaatcccaggtccaccaagttgccactgctgggcccctaacCCCCAATTGCTCAGTTCTAtaaaattagattaaaaaaaaaaggcaatttgGATAAGGGTTTCTGccaaatgcctgaaatgtaaatgcGTGTTTGTTTCGCTGTGTGCGTTTTCAGGCAGTCTTGGCTCTAGCAGCATCCTGGACCTCTCGACAGGTTGGAGAGAGGACTCTAACCGGTACAGTCATTGACAGTGGAGATGGAGTCACTCACGTCATCCCTGTGgtcagtctctcactccacTCCTGTGCATAATACATGAATTACATGGTCATTCTTATTCACAATGAAgattagaaggaaaaaaaaatcagtttttgtACTATAATTTTATGCATTATTGCAAGCTAAGCATAAATGTGGTTGGTGAAGAATGTGGTGTTGGATCTGTAGGTGATTTGCTTTGTTcgtgtttctgtgttttaggCAGAAGGCTATGTGATTGGCAGCTGCATAAAGCACATCCCCATCGCAGGTCGTGACATTACCTACTTCACACAGCAACtgttgagggagagagaggtgggaATTCCACCTGAGCAGTCCCTCGAGACTGCTAAAGCCGTCAAGGTAAGCATTTGCTCGTGTAAGTGAGTCAC
This DNA window, taken from Hemibagrus wyckioides isolate EC202008001 linkage group LG06, SWU_Hwy_1.0, whole genome shotgun sequence, encodes the following:
- the actr3 gene encoding actin-related protein 3; this encodes MAGRLPACVVDCGTGYTKLGYAGNTEPQFIVPSCIAIKESAKVGDQAQRRMMKGVDDLDFFIGDEAIDKPTYATKWPIRHGIVEDWDLMERFMEQVIFKYLRAEPEDHYFLLTEPPLNTPENREYTAEIMFESFNVPGLYIAVQAVLALAASWTSRQVGERTLTGTVIDSGDGVTHVIPVAEGYVIGSCIKHIPIAGRDITYFTQQLLREREVGIPPEQSLETAKAVKERFSYVCPDLVKEFNKYDTDGSKWIKQYTGINAISKKEFTIDVGYERFLGPEIFFHPEFANPDFTQPISEVVDEVIQNCPIDVRRPLYKNIVLSGGSTMFRDFGRRLQRDLKRTVDARLKLSEELSGGKLKPKPIDVQVITHHMQRYAVWFGGSMLASTPEFYQVCHTKKDYEEIGPSICRHNPVFGVMS